One Blastocatellia bacterium DNA segment encodes these proteins:
- the groL gene encoding chaperonin GroEL (60 kDa chaperone family; promotes refolding of misfolded polypeptides especially under stressful conditions; forms two stacked rings of heptamers to form a barrel-shaped 14mer; ends can be capped by GroES; misfolded proteins enter the barrel where they are refolded when GroES binds), whose translation MAAKMIVTGEESRQAILRGVNKLADAVKVTLGPKGRNVVLEKKFGSPVITKDGVTVAKEIELEDKLENMGAQMVREVASKTSDVAGDGTTTATLLAQAIFREGVKMVAAGANPMALKRGIDKAVERVVEEIKRMARPVKGDMIAHVGTISANGDTMIGNLIAEAMKKVGKDGVITVEESKTMQTELEVVEGMQFDRGYLSPYFVTDPERMECVLEDAYILIHEKKISSMKDLLPLLEQIAKSGKPLLIIAEDVEGEALATLVVNKLRGTLQVCAVKAPGFGDRRKAMLQDIAILTGGKAITEDLGIKLENVRLEDLGRAKKIVVDKDNTTIVEGAGKPSEIEARVRQIRAQIEETTSDYDREKLQERLAKLVGGVAVIKVGAATETELKEKKARVEDAMHATKAAVEEGIVPGGGVAYIRALRALEDFKLDDPDENAGVNILRRALEEPLRWIAQNAGWEGSIVVERVKSAKDENFGFNAQTEQFEDLVKAGVIDPAMVSRIALQNAASIAGLLLTTEALVSEIPEKKKERAPAPAEMEY comes from the coding sequence ATGGCGGCGAAGATGATCGTCACGGGTGAAGAGTCGCGACAAGCTATTCTTCGCGGGGTCAACAAATTGGCGGACGCCGTGAAGGTGACGCTTGGCCCGAAGGGTCGCAATGTCGTTCTGGAGAAGAAGTTTGGTTCTCCGGTCATCACCAAGGACGGGGTGACCGTGGCGAAGGAGATTGAGTTGGAGGACAAGCTGGAGAACATGGGCGCGCAGATGGTGCGGGAGGTCGCGTCGAAGACCTCGGATGTGGCGGGTGATGGGACGACGACGGCGACATTGCTAGCGCAGGCAATCTTCCGCGAAGGAGTGAAGATGGTGGCGGCGGGAGCGAATCCGATGGCGCTCAAGCGGGGAATCGATAAGGCGGTCGAACGGGTCGTGGAGGAGATCAAGCGGATGGCCAGGCCTGTCAAAGGCGACATGATCGCGCATGTCGGGACGATCTCAGCCAATGGCGATACGATGATCGGGAATTTGATTGCCGAGGCGATGAAGAAAGTTGGCAAGGACGGCGTGATCACGGTCGAGGAGTCCAAGACGATGCAAACGGAGCTGGAGGTCGTCGAAGGCATGCAGTTTGACCGCGGGTATTTGTCGCCGTATTTCGTGACGGATCCCGAGCGCATGGAGTGCGTGCTGGAGGACGCGTACATTCTCATCCACGAGAAGAAGATCAGCTCGATGAAGGACCTGCTTCCGCTTTTGGAGCAGATCGCCAAAAGCGGCAAGCCGTTGCTCATCATCGCTGAGGATGTTGAGGGCGAGGCGTTAGCGACGCTCGTGGTGAACAAGCTGCGCGGGACGCTACAAGTGTGTGCGGTGAAAGCGCCCGGGTTTGGCGATCGGCGCAAGGCCATGCTTCAGGACATTGCGATCCTGACTGGGGGCAAGGCGATCACTGAAGACCTTGGCATCAAGCTGGAAAACGTCCGCTTGGAGGACCTCGGTCGGGCCAAGAAGATCGTCGTGGACAAGGATAACACGACGATTGTCGAAGGCGCGGGCAAGCCCTCGGAGATCGAGGCGCGCGTCCGTCAGATTCGAGCCCAGATCGAGGAGACGACTTCGGATTACGATCGCGAGAAGCTCCAGGAACGACTGGCCAAACTCGTCGGTGGGGTAGCGGTGATCAAGGTCGGCGCTGCGACGGAGACGGAGCTGAAGGAGAAGAAGGCGCGCGTGGAAGATGCCATGCACGCGACGAAGGCGGCTGTTGAGGAGGGAATCGTTCCTGGCGGTGGCGTGGCGTACATCCGCGCCCTGCGCGCTCTGGAGGACTTCAAGCTCGATGATCCGGACGAGAATGCGGGCGTGAACATCTTGCGTCGGGCGTTGGAGGAGCCGCTGCGCTGGATCGCGCAAAACGCCGGGTGGGAAGGTTCCATCGTCGTTGAGCGCGTGAAGTCGGCTAAGGATGAGAACTTCGGCTTCAACGCGCAAACGGAGCAGTTCGAGGACTTGGTGAAGGCTGGGGTCATTGATCCGGCGATGGTCTCCCGCATCGCCCTGCAGAATGCGGCGTCCATTGCCGGCTTGCTTCTGACGACTGAGGCGCTCGTCTCCGAGATCCCGGAGAAGAAGAAGGAGCGGGCTCCGGCTCCGGCCGAGATGGAGTACTGA
- the rpmF gene encoding 50S ribosomal protein L32 has protein sequence MPNPKRRHSKSRRGKRRAHDALTPPNLTTCSQCREPVLPHRVCPRCGYYNGREVIPVKE, from the coding sequence ATGCCAAATCCGAAGCGTCGTCACTCGAAATCGCGTCGGGGGAAACGGCGGGCGCACGATGCCCTGACCCCTCCGAACCTCACCACGTGCTCGCAGTGTCGAGAACCGGTGCTGCCGCACCGCGTGTGTCCTCGCTGCGGGTATTATAACGGGCGCGAGGTCATTCCCGTGAAAGAGTGA
- a CDS encoding acyl carrier protein yields the protein MADPTIEEKVKQIIVDELGVDESEVTPNARFVDDLGADSLDTVELVMRFEEEFGIEIPDEDAEKIVSVRDAIEYIEKHKK from the coding sequence ATGGCGGATCCAACGATTGAGGAAAAGGTGAAGCAAATCATCGTGGACGAATTGGGGGTGGACGAGTCCGAGGTCACGCCGAACGCGCGCTTTGTCGATGACTTGGGAGCGGACTCGCTCGATACGGTGGAACTGGTCATGCGCTTTGAGGAGGAGTTCGGCATCGAGATTCCGGACGAGGACGCGGAGAAGATCGTCAGCGTCCGGGATGCTATTGAGTACATCGAGAAGCACAAGAAATGA
- a CDS encoding sigma-70 family RNA polymerase sigma factor, whose protein sequence is MATAAAQVMSDLELARASAQGKMEAFERIYRMYHRRVYSLCLRLVGNVTDAEDLTQEVFLHLYRKIGSFRGDAAFTTWLHRLTTNLVLMHLRRRRPSYEPMEDTEVKALLETRRADEGMSQIVDRIALERALMALPIGYRTILVLHDIEGYGHEEIAQMLGVTVGTTKSQLHKARLRLRRLLKRRR, encoded by the coding sequence ATGGCAACGGCGGCGGCTCAGGTTATGTCAGATTTGGAATTGGCTCGAGCTTCAGCCCAGGGGAAGATGGAAGCGTTCGAGCGAATTTATCGAATGTACCACCGGCGAGTGTATTCGTTGTGCCTGCGACTTGTTGGCAACGTTACTGATGCGGAGGATTTGACCCAGGAAGTCTTCCTCCACCTCTATCGAAAGATCGGGAGTTTCCGAGGAGATGCAGCCTTCACGACGTGGTTGCACCGGCTGACGACGAACCTCGTCCTGATGCATCTTCGGAGGCGACGACCGAGCTACGAGCCGATGGAGGATACCGAGGTGAAGGCTCTCCTGGAGACTCGCCGAGCCGATGAAGGGATGTCTCAGATCGTAGACCGTATTGCATTGGAGCGCGCGCTAATGGCCTTACCCATCGGCTATCGGACGATCTTGGTGCTGCACGATATTGAAGGCTACGGGCACGAGGAGATCGCCCAAATGCTGGGGGTCACTGTCGGGACGACGAAATCTCAGCTTCACAAGGCGCGGCTGCGACTCCGACGGCTTTTGAAGCGGCGGCGTTAA
- the groES gene encoding co-chaperone GroES translates to MALNIRPLHDRVVVKRLEEEEQVRGGIIIPDTAKEKPQQGEVVAVGNGKILENGTKIPLDVKVGDRVLFGKYAGTEVRIDDEEYLIMREDEILAVIETASKAKSASK, encoded by the coding sequence ATGGCTTTGAATATTCGTCCCTTGCACGATCGTGTGGTGGTGAAACGGTTGGAAGAGGAGGAGCAAGTCCGCGGAGGGATTATCATCCCGGACACGGCGAAGGAGAAGCCCCAGCAAGGGGAAGTCGTCGCTGTTGGGAATGGGAAGATTCTAGAGAATGGCACGAAGATTCCCCTTGATGTGAAGGTCGGAGATCGGGTGCTTTTCGGCAAATATGCCGGGACCGAAGTTCGAATTGATGACGAGGAGTACCTGATCATGCGCGAGGATGAGATCCTCGCGGTGATCGAAACGGCCTCGAAGGCCAAGTCGGCCAGCAAATGA
- the plsX gene encoding phosphate acyltransferase PlsX has product MLRIALDAMGSDRAPEPEVEGAVCAAREQDLTIVLVGPEAALRERVRRQGADARIEIVNASEVITPDEPVAQAIRKKRDSTIHVGLRLVHEGYAHAFVSAGNTGAIMAAAKMILKTLGSIDRPALAAVLPTFAGKRAVLIDVGANAECRPSHLVQFAIMGDIYARLILGIASPRIGLVSIGEEEAKGNELTREAYKQLERSGLHFVGNVEGQHIYMGDVDVIVCDGFTGNVILKTSEGVFDLLRAALQQELRRTFRTRLGAWLARQAFERFRRRFDYFESGGAPLLGVRQVCLICHGRSDSRAIKNAIRIAKELVERRAPEQIEREIARVQEADGERIEAKS; this is encoded by the coding sequence ATGTTGCGCATCGCGCTCGATGCCATGGGGAGCGATCGTGCGCCGGAGCCCGAGGTGGAAGGGGCCGTGTGCGCGGCGCGAGAGCAGGATCTGACGATCGTGCTTGTGGGGCCGGAAGCCGCGCTTCGCGAACGGGTGCGGCGGCAAGGTGCGGACGCGCGCATCGAGATCGTGAATGCCTCCGAGGTGATCACGCCCGACGAACCGGTGGCCCAAGCTATTCGAAAGAAGCGCGACTCGACAATTCATGTGGGGTTGCGACTCGTTCATGAGGGATATGCGCACGCGTTCGTGAGCGCGGGCAACACGGGAGCGATCATGGCGGCGGCGAAAATGATCTTGAAGACGCTCGGCTCGATTGATCGTCCGGCGCTGGCCGCCGTCCTGCCGACATTCGCCGGAAAAAGGGCTGTTCTCATCGACGTCGGGGCGAATGCCGAATGCCGTCCCTCGCATCTGGTGCAGTTCGCCATCATGGGGGACATTTATGCCCGCTTGATCCTGGGCATCGCGTCCCCACGGATCGGTTTGGTTTCCATCGGCGAGGAAGAGGCCAAAGGAAATGAATTGACGCGCGAAGCCTATAAGCAATTGGAGCGCTCGGGCCTTCACTTCGTCGGGAATGTCGAGGGACAGCACATCTACATGGGGGATGTGGACGTCATCGTCTGCGATGGATTCACGGGCAACGTCATTTTGAAGACAAGCGAAGGCGTCTTCGACCTGCTCCGCGCGGCGCTGCAACAGGAATTGCGGCGCACGTTTCGGACACGGCTCGGAGCGTGGTTGGCGCGTCAGGCGTTCGAGCGTTTTCGCCGACGCTTCGATTATTTCGAATCCGGTGGGGCACCGCTTCTGGGCGTTCGACAGGTATGCCTCATCTGTCACGGTCGCTCCGATAGTCGGGCCATCAAGAATGCGATTCGCATCGCGAAGGAGTTGGTCGAGCGTCGCGCTCCTGAGCAAATCGAACGAGAAATCGCGAGAGTGCAAGAGGCCGACGGCGAACGCATCGAAGCCAAGTCGTGA
- the fabD gene encoding ACP S-malonyltransferase: MSRIACVFPGQGSQYSGMGHRMAEAYASAREVFERADAALGFPISRLCFEGDEEELKRTENTQPAILTTSVACYRVLEQAGVRPDFVAGHSLGEYTALVAADSLAFEDAVGLVRRRGQYMQEAVPIGQGAMAAILGASVEVVEQVCREAAEGQVCAPANFNSPQQIVIAGHKEAVERAIALARERGARRVVLLPVSAPFHCALMQPAEERLAADLARVAFADLKIPLVNNVEAAIVTSGEAAREGLRRQVSRPVRWEESVRRLLAEGVTTFIEVGPGRVLSGLIRQIDRSVRTLAVEDPDSLEETLKELRA; encoded by the coding sequence ATGAGTCGGATTGCCTGCGTCTTTCCCGGTCAAGGTTCGCAATATAGCGGGATGGGCCACCGGATGGCCGAAGCGTATGCGTCCGCGCGGGAGGTTTTCGAGCGCGCTGATGCTGCGCTTGGATTCCCCATCAGTCGGTTGTGCTTCGAAGGCGACGAGGAGGAGTTGAAGCGAACGGAAAACACGCAGCCGGCGATCTTGACCACCTCGGTGGCGTGCTATCGCGTCCTGGAGCAAGCGGGCGTGCGCCCTGACTTCGTCGCCGGACATAGCCTGGGTGAATATACGGCGCTCGTGGCCGCTGATTCCCTCGCTTTCGAAGATGCTGTCGGGCTAGTGCGGCGGCGCGGCCAATATATGCAAGAGGCCGTTCCCATCGGACAGGGGGCGATGGCGGCGATCCTCGGCGCTTCGGTGGAGGTCGTCGAGCAGGTCTGCCGAGAAGCGGCCGAGGGGCAGGTCTGCGCTCCAGCCAATTTCAATTCGCCGCAGCAGATCGTGATCGCCGGCCACAAGGAGGCTGTCGAACGAGCTATCGCGCTGGCCCGAGAGCGCGGAGCGCGACGCGTCGTCCTCCTTCCGGTGAGCGCGCCGTTTCACTGCGCCCTCATGCAACCGGCCGAAGAGCGCTTGGCTGCAGATCTCGCTCGCGTAGCTTTTGCCGATCTGAAGATTCCGCTTGTGAACAATGTGGAGGCAGCGATCGTCACCTCGGGGGAGGCCGCTCGTGAAGGATTGCGCCGTCAGGTCTCGCGTCCAGTGCGATGGGAGGAGTCGGTCCGGCGATTGTTGGCCGAAGGGGTCACGACGTTCATTGAGGTTGGCCCTGGGCGCGTGCTCTCGGGCCTCATTCGACAGATCGATCGCTCGGTCCGGACGCTCGCCGTCGAGGATCCCGATTCGCTCGAAGAGACGCTTAAGGAGTTACGAGCATGA
- the fabG gene encoding 3-oxoacyl-[acyl-carrier-protein] reductase: protein MIRLEGRVAIVTGASRGIGRDCALALAEHGADVALLARTREKLEAVAEEIRQRGQRALALPTDVTEAEQVKAAVARVLDEWGRIDILVNNAGITRDALLLRMKREDWDLVLHTNLTSVFLCCQAVLPTMLRARYGRIINITSVMGQMGNAGVSNYAASKAGIIGFTKALAREVASRNVTVNAIAPGFIDTDMTRVLNEDVRRQMLALIPLQRMGTGADVAAGVVFLASEEAGYITGHVLNINGGLYM from the coding sequence ATGATTCGCTTGGAGGGACGCGTCGCCATCGTGACGGGAGCTTCGCGAGGCATTGGTCGCGATTGTGCTCTCGCGTTGGCCGAACATGGCGCCGATGTGGCGCTCTTGGCGCGAACGCGCGAGAAACTGGAGGCCGTCGCTGAGGAAATTCGCCAACGAGGGCAACGCGCGCTAGCTCTTCCAACGGACGTGACCGAGGCCGAGCAGGTGAAAGCGGCCGTCGCGCGCGTGCTCGACGAATGGGGGCGCATTGACATCCTGGTGAACAACGCGGGCATCACGCGCGACGCCCTCCTGCTGCGCATGAAGCGCGAAGATTGGGACTTGGTCTTGCACACGAATCTGACGAGCGTCTTCCTTTGCTGTCAGGCCGTTCTGCCGACGATGCTGCGGGCACGCTATGGCCGGATCATCAACATCACCTCGGTCATGGGGCAGATGGGGAACGCGGGCGTCTCCAACTACGCGGCCTCAAAGGCAGGGATTATCGGATTCACGAAAGCGCTCGCGCGCGAGGTCGCCTCTCGCAACGTCACGGTCAATGCTATCGCGCCGGGATTCATTGATACGGATATGACGCGCGTCTTGAACGAAGATGTGCGCCGACAGATGCTCGCTCTCATCCCCCTTCAACGAATGGGCACCGGCGCGGATGTGGCGGCTGGTGTCGTCTTCCTCGCGTCGGAGGAGGCCGGTTACATCACCGGCCACGTCCTCAACATCAATGGAGGGCTCTACATGTGA
- a CDS encoding DUF177 domain-containing protein — MYVDLAQLEHDELCVEHEYAAGELELEDTEIALCAPPRVRFRLQRLGLEIRIEGRIEAEVEAQCDRCLRAFRFTVTPDFDVLYAPLAVLTPEEEVQLTERDLRFGFYQNELIDIDALVREQIRLALPFRLLCRENCRGLCPQCGADLNHEVCRCAPPVDVRWAALWELKRRMEDS, encoded by the coding sequence ATGTACGTGGATCTGGCACAGCTTGAACACGACGAGCTGTGTGTCGAGCACGAATACGCGGCCGGAGAATTGGAACTGGAGGATACGGAGATTGCGCTCTGCGCCCCGCCGCGTGTGCGCTTTCGACTCCAGCGGCTTGGTCTGGAGATCCGCATTGAGGGACGGATCGAAGCGGAAGTCGAGGCGCAATGCGATCGGTGTTTGAGGGCGTTTCGATTCACGGTGACTCCGGATTTTGACGTCCTCTACGCCCCGCTGGCTGTACTCACGCCGGAAGAGGAGGTTCAGTTGACCGAACGCGATCTCCGATTTGGCTTCTACCAGAACGAGCTGATTGATATTGATGCCCTCGTGCGGGAGCAGATTCGCCTGGCCCTTCCGTTTCGTCTGCTCTGCCGAGAGAACTGTCGCGGACTGTGTCCGCAGTGCGGAGCGGATCTGAATCACGAGGTTTGTCGCTGTGCGCCGCCAGTGGATGTCCGTTGGGCGGCCCTTTGGGAACTGAAGCGGCGGATGGAAGATTCCTGA
- a CDS encoding ketoacyl-ACP synthase III — MNAGITGTGHALPEEVITNADLEKMVDTSDEWISTRTGIKERRKARPDEYTSTLAARAARHAMEMAGVEAKDLDIIICATVCPDMTLPATACIIQSLLGAKRAAAFDLAAACSGFIYGLTLAEGMIKAGRARTILLIGAELLTRYVDYTDRSTCVIFGDGAGAAIVQPVEDGRGLLAARIQSDGDYVDYLYTPGGGTRYPASIETVTNRLHYIKMRGNELFKVAVRSMEEISRQVLDDLRMSPNDIDLFIPHQANQRITEAVAERLGLPAEKVYSNIHRVGNTSSASIPIALDECVRAGRVKPGDLLMMASFGAGVTFGAAVLRW; from the coding sequence GTGAACGCAGGGATCACGGGAACTGGGCATGCGCTCCCGGAGGAGGTCATCACTAACGCCGACTTGGAGAAGATGGTAGATACCTCCGATGAGTGGATCTCCACGCGCACGGGGATCAAGGAGCGGCGCAAGGCGCGTCCGGACGAATACACGTCGACGCTGGCCGCGCGCGCGGCGCGTCATGCCATGGAGATGGCGGGCGTAGAGGCCAAAGACCTCGACATCATCATCTGCGCGACGGTCTGCCCGGACATGACCTTGCCGGCGACGGCGTGCATCATCCAGTCGCTTTTGGGCGCGAAGCGGGCGGCGGCCTTTGACCTCGCCGCCGCCTGCTCGGGCTTCATTTATGGCCTGACGCTCGCCGAGGGGATGATCAAGGCGGGACGCGCGCGCACGATCCTGCTCATCGGTGCGGAGCTGCTCACCCGATATGTGGATTATACGGATCGCTCGACGTGCGTCATCTTCGGAGATGGAGCTGGCGCGGCGATCGTCCAACCGGTGGAGGATGGGCGGGGGCTGCTGGCCGCGCGGATTCAAAGCGATGGTGATTACGTGGACTACCTGTATACGCCTGGCGGAGGGACGCGCTATCCGGCCTCTATCGAGACCGTGACCAATCGCCTGCACTACATCAAGATGCGAGGGAACGAGCTTTTCAAGGTCGCCGTGCGCAGCATGGAGGAGATCTCTCGGCAAGTGCTCGATGACCTGCGCATGTCGCCCAATGACATTGATCTCTTCATCCCGCACCAAGCAAACCAGCGGATCACCGAAGCGGTGGCCGAGCGCTTGGGATTGCCTGCGGAGAAGGTCTACTCGAACATTCATCGCGTGGGGAATACCTCTTCGGCCTCCATCCCCATCGCGCTCGACGAGTGCGTGCGCGCGGGCCGGGTGAAGCCGGGCGATCTGCTCATGATGGCGAGCTTTGGCGCGGGCGTCACCTTCGGCGCGGCCGTTCTTCGGTGGTGA
- a CDS encoding dihydroorotase yields the protein MRVLIKSGIIVDPSERLEMKGDLLIEDGIIREIAPEISVPDAQVLDASGCIVAPGFIDLHVHLREPGREDVETIETGTQAAAAGGFTAVCAMPNTQPVNDNRAVTRFILERAREVGAVRVYPIGAITQGSKGETLAEIGEMREAGIVAISDDGQPVMNAQILRRAMEYARQLDIPVIDHCEDKHLSAGGVMNEGLWSLRLGLKGIPAAAEEVHVARDIILAELTGAHVHLAHLSTAFSIELVRQAKRRGVRISCEVTPHHFTLTEEAVCTYNTNAKMNPPLRTERDVQAIHEALADGTIDAIATDHAPHHPDEKALEFERAPFGVVGLETAVSLALDRLVHRGIIGWMRLVELFSTNPARIMNLPGGTLRSGATADITILDPTRPFIVRAEQFRSKGRNTPFEGWHLTGTIRATLVAGRVVYHADFP from the coding sequence ATGCGGGTGCTGATCAAGTCTGGGATCATTGTGGATCCCTCCGAGCGCTTGGAGATGAAAGGGGATCTCCTCATCGAAGATGGAATCATCCGGGAGATCGCCCCAGAAATCTCAGTCCCCGACGCACAGGTCCTCGACGCGAGCGGATGCATCGTCGCCCCGGGATTCATTGATCTTCACGTCCATTTGCGCGAGCCCGGTCGCGAGGACGTCGAGACCATTGAGACCGGCACGCAAGCGGCTGCAGCAGGAGGCTTCACCGCCGTCTGCGCGATGCCCAACACGCAGCCAGTCAACGATAATCGGGCCGTGACGCGCTTCATCCTCGAGCGAGCCCGTGAGGTCGGTGCCGTGCGCGTCTATCCCATTGGTGCTATCACACAGGGATCAAAGGGAGAAACTCTGGCCGAGATCGGCGAGATGCGGGAAGCCGGCATCGTCGCCATCAGCGACGATGGCCAACCCGTCATGAATGCTCAGATCCTACGTCGGGCCATGGAGTACGCTCGGCAGTTGGATATCCCCGTCATTGATCACTGCGAGGACAAGCATCTCTCAGCCGGAGGCGTCATGAACGAGGGGTTGTGGTCCCTACGCCTTGGGTTGAAGGGGATTCCCGCCGCGGCCGAAGAGGTGCACGTGGCGCGAGATATCATCTTGGCCGAGCTGACGGGCGCTCATGTACATCTGGCCCATTTGAGCACCGCCTTCTCCATCGAGTTGGTGCGCCAAGCGAAACGTCGCGGCGTCCGAATCAGTTGCGAAGTCACGCCCCATCACTTCACCCTCACGGAAGAAGCGGTCTGCACCTACAATACCAACGCCAAGATGAATCCCCCCTTACGAACGGAGCGAGATGTCCAAGCGATCCATGAGGCCCTCGCCGATGGAACCATTGACGCCATTGCGACGGATCATGCCCCGCATCATCCCGATGAAAAAGCCCTCGAATTCGAGCGCGCCCCCTTCGGCGTCGTGGGGCTGGAGACGGCCGTCAGCCTCGCACTTGACCGCCTCGTCCATCGGGGCATCATCGGATGGATGCGCTTGGTGGAGCTCTTCTCGACAAATCCTGCCCGTATCATGAACCTCCCCGGGGGGACATTGAGGTCAGGCGCCACCGCCGATATCACCATCTTGGATCCGACGCGCCCGTTCATCGTCCGGGCTGAACAGTTTCGCTCGAAGGGCCGCAATACACCCTTTGAGGGATGGCATCTCACCGGGACCATACGGGCAACCTTGGTCGCTGGTCGGGTGGTCTACCACGCGGACTTCCCATGA